One Camelus ferus isolate YT-003-E chromosome 21, BCGSAC_Cfer_1.0, whole genome shotgun sequence genomic region harbors:
- the PFDN2 gene encoding prefoldin subunit 2, with protein MAESSGRAGKSSGSGAAKGAVSAEQVIAGFNRLRQEQRGLASKAAELEMELNEHSLVIDTLKEVDETRKCYRMVGGVLVERTVKEVLPALENNREQIQKIIETLTQQLQAKGKELNEFREKHNIRLMGEDEKPTAKENSEGAGAKASSAGVLVS; from the exons ATGGCGGAGAGCAGCGGTCGCGCCGGCAAGAGCAGCGGGAGCGGCGCGGCGAAGGGGGCGGTGTCGGCAGAGCAG GTAATTGCTGGCTTTAACCGCCTGCGGCAGGAACAGCGGGGCCTGGCATCGAAAGCAGCTGAACTGGAGATGGAGTTGAATGAGCACAG CCTAGTGATCGATACCCTGAAGGAGGTAGATGAAACCCGCAAGTGCTACCGCATGGTTGGAGGGGTGCTGGTGGAGCGGACCGTCAAAGAGGTGCTGCCTGCCTTGGAGAACAACAGGGAGCAG ATACAGAAGATCATTGAGACACTGACACAGCAGCTTCAGGCAAAGggaaaagaactaaatgaatttCGGGAAAAGCACAACATTCGTCTCATGGGGGAAGACGAGAAGCCAACAGCCAAGGAAAACTCAGAAGGGGCTGGGGCTAAGGCCAGCTCAGCTGGAGTGTTGGTCTCCTAG
- the KLHDC9 gene encoding kelch domain-containing protein 9 — translation MAGAVGGAGGSGWTWRPVARDPLLARAFHSCTELRGRFYLVGGLLAGGAREPSNDTVVFDPAGGQAVRVGTQDGPRRSHHDAAPVGGRWLCVVGGWDGSRRLATVAALDTELGVWEAWRAAQGNCPPAGLSSHTCTRLSDRELRVAGREGGTRTQRRYGSIYTLRLDPGARTYCYKEEGCHTVSRSGHCAALLQSPGLHQGHQLLLFGGCNSAEPEVAGRWSHGRIKEEPLVAPRLTEQLARLVSSGQGSRQGPRGLRHHSCSVVGPFAVLFGGETLTRARDTICNDLYIYDTRKSPSLWFHFPCADHGLKRTGHRTCLWNDQLYLVGGFGEDGRTASSQVCILDFFI, via the exons ATGGCCGGGGCGGTGGGTGGGGCGGGAGGCTCGGGCTGGACCTGGCGGCCGGTGGCGCGGGACCCGCTGCTGGCCCGGGCCTTCCATTCATGCACCGAACTGCGGGGACGGTTCTATCTGGTAGGGGGTCTTCTAGCCGGAGGAGCGAGAGAGCCGAGCAATGATACGGTGGTCTTTGACCCGGCTGGAGGCCAGGCCGTGCGGGTAGGAACCCAGGACGGCCCCAGGCGCAGCCATCACGACGCAGCGCCAGTGGGCGGGCGTTGGCTCTGCGTGGTGGGCGGCTGGGACGGGTCGCGTCGCCTGGCCACAGTGGCCGCCCTGGACACGGAGCTAGGTGTGTGGGAGGCGTGGAGAGCCGCCCAAGGCAACTGCCCCCCTGCTGGCCTCAGTAGTCATACCTGTACCCGCCTCTCCGATCGAGAGCTGCgggtggcaggcagggagggcgggACCCGCACTCAGCGTCGTTATGGAAGCATCTACACGTTAAGGCTGGACCCTGGCGCCCGCACTTATTG CTATAAGGAAGAAGGCTGCCATACAGTCTCACGCTCAGGTCACTGTGCTGCCCTGCTTCAAAGTCCTGGGCTCCACCAAGGTCACCAGCTATTGCTCTTTGGGGGATGCAACTCAGCTGAACCAGAAGTAGCTGGGCGTTGGAGTCATGGGAGGATTAAG GAGGAACCACTTGTTGCCCCCCGTTTGACGGAACAGCTTGCAAGGCTGGTGAGCAGTGGCCAGGGGTCTCGGCAGGGGCCTCGAGGACTACGGCATCACTCATGTTCTGTGGTTGGGCCTTTTGCTGTGCTGTTTGGTGGAGAAACTCTGACCAGAGCCAGAGACACCATCTGCAATGACCTCTACATCTATGATACCC GCAAGTCTCCTTCTCTGTGGTTCCACTTTCCCTGTGCAGACCATGGGCTAAAACGCACGGGCCATCGGACCTGCCTTTGGAATGATCAGCTTTACCTGGTTGGGGGTTTCGGTGAGGATGGCAGGACAGCTAGTTCACAGGTTTGCATCCTGGACTTCTTTATCTAA
- the NECTIN4 gene encoding nectin-4 isoform X1 produces MPLSLGAEMSGPEAWLLLLLLASFTGQCLAGELETSDLVTVVLGQDAKLPCFYRGDPGEQVEQVSWARVDAGEGTRELALLNSKYGLHVSSAYEGRVEELPPPRNPLDGAVLLRNAVQADEGEYECRVSTFPAGSFQARLRLRVLVPPLPSLNPGPALEEGQGLTLAASCTAEGSPAPSVTWDTEVKGTSSSRSFTHSRSAAVTSEFHLVPSRSMNGQPLTCVVSHPGLLQDQRITHILQVAFLAEASVRGLEDRKLWQVGREGAMLKCLSEGQPPPSYNWTRLDGPLPSGVRVEGDTLGFPPLTTEHSGTYVCHVSNELSSRDSQVVVDVLADPQDTPGKQVDLVSASVVVVGVIAALLFCLLVVVVVLMSRYHRRKAQQMTQKYEEELTLTRENSIRRLHSHHSDPRNQPEESVGLRAEGHPDSLKDNSSCSVMSEEPEGRSYSTLTTVREIETQTELLSPGSGRAEEEEDQDEGIKQAMNHFVQENGTLRAKPTGNGIYINGRGHLV; encoded by the exons ATGCCTCTGTCCCTGGGAGCCGAGATGTCGGGGCCTgaggcctggctgctgctgctgctcctggcaTCATTTACAG GCCAGTGCCTGGCAGGTGAGCTGGAGACCTCGGACCTGGTGACGGTGGTGCTGGGTCAGGACGCAAAGCTGCCCTGCTTCTACCGAGGGGACCCCGGCGAGCAGGTGGAGCAGGTGTCATGGGCTCGTGTGGATGCGGGCGAGGGCACCCGGGAGCTGGCGCTGCTGAACTCCAAGTACGGGCTGCACGTGAGCTCGGCCTACGAGGGCCGCGTGGAAGAGCTGCCGCCCCCACGGAACCCTCTGGACGGTGCGGTGCTCCTGCGCAACGCTGTGCAGGCCGACGAGGGCGAATACGAGTGTCGTGTCAGTACCTTCCCTGCCGGCAGCTTCCAGGCACGGCTTCGGCTCCGCGTGCTGG TGCCCCCCCTGCCCTCATTGAATCCTGGTCCAGCGCTAGAAGAGGGCCAGGGCCTGACACTGGCAGCCTCCTGCACAGCAGAGGGCAGCCCGGCCCCCAGTGTGACCTGGGACACAGAGGTCAAGGGCACTTCATCCAGCCGCTCCTTCACACACTCCCGCTCAGCTGCTGTCACTTCAGAGTTCCATCTGGTGCCCAGCCGCAGCATGAATGGGCAACCACTTACTTGTGTGGTGTCCCACCCTGGCCTGCTCCAGGACCAAAGGATCACCCACATCCTTCAAGTGGCCT TCCTTGCTGAGGCCTCTGTAAGGGGCCTTGAAGACCGAAAGCTGTGGCAGGTTGGCAGAGAAGGAGCTATGCTCAAGTGCTTGAGTGaagggcagccccctccctcctacAACTGGACACG GCTGGATGGGCCTCTGCCCAGTGGGGTCCGAGTAGAAGGAGACACTCTGGGCTTTCCCCCACTGACCACTGAGCACAGTGGCACCTACGTCTGCCACGTCAGCAATGAGCTCTCCTCGAGGGATTCTCAGGTGGTTGTGGATGTTCTTG CAGACCCTCAGGATACCCCAGGGAAGCAGGTGGACCTGGTGTCGGCctccgtggtggtggtgggtgtgaTCGCCGCACTCTTGTTCTGCcttctggtggtggtggtggtgctcaTGTCCCGATACCATCGGCGCAAGGCCCAGCAGATGACCCAGAAATA TGAGGAGGAGCTGACCCTGACCAGGGAGAACTCCATCCGGAGGCTGCATTCCCATCACTCGGACCCCAGGAACCAG CCGGAGGAGAGTGTAGGGCTGAGAGCCGAGGGCCACCCTGATAGTCTCAAGGACAACAGTAGCTGCTCTGTGATG AGTGAAGAGCCAGAGGGCCGCAGTTACTCCACGCTGACCACAGTGAGGGAGATTGAAACACAGACTGAACTGCTGTCTCCAGGCTCTGggcgggcagaggaggaggaagatcaGGATGAAGGCATCAAACAGGCCATGAACCATTTTGTTCAGGAGAATGGGACCCTGCGGGCCAAGCCTACGGGCAATGGCATCTACATCAATGGGCGGGGGCACCTGGTCTGA
- the NECTIN4 gene encoding nectin-4 isoform X3 has product MPLSLGAEMSGPEAWLLLLLLASFTGQCLAGELETSDLVTVVLGQDAKLPCFYRGDPGEQVEQVSWARVDAGEGTRELALLNSKYGLHVSSAYEGRVEELPPPRNPLDGAVLLRNAVQADEGEYECRVSTFPAGSFQARLRLRVLVPPLPSLNPGPALEEGQGLTLAASCTAEGSPAPSVTWDTEVKGTSSSRSFTHSRSAAVTSEFHLVPSRSMNGQPLTCVVSHPGLLQDQRITHILQVAFLAEASVRGLEDRKLWQVGREGAMLKCLSEGQPPPSYNWTRLDGPLPSGVRVEGDTLGFPPLTTEHSGTYVCHVSNELSSRDSQVVVDVLADPQDTPGKQVDLVSASVVVVGVIAALLFCLLVVVVVLMSRYHRRKAQQMTQKYEEELTLTRENSIRRLHSHHSDPRNQSEEPEGRSYSTLTTVREIETQTELLSPGSGRAEEEEDQDEGIKQAMNHFVQENGTLRAKPTGNGIYINGRGHLV; this is encoded by the exons ATGCCTCTGTCCCTGGGAGCCGAGATGTCGGGGCCTgaggcctggctgctgctgctgctcctggcaTCATTTACAG GCCAGTGCCTGGCAGGTGAGCTGGAGACCTCGGACCTGGTGACGGTGGTGCTGGGTCAGGACGCAAAGCTGCCCTGCTTCTACCGAGGGGACCCCGGCGAGCAGGTGGAGCAGGTGTCATGGGCTCGTGTGGATGCGGGCGAGGGCACCCGGGAGCTGGCGCTGCTGAACTCCAAGTACGGGCTGCACGTGAGCTCGGCCTACGAGGGCCGCGTGGAAGAGCTGCCGCCCCCACGGAACCCTCTGGACGGTGCGGTGCTCCTGCGCAACGCTGTGCAGGCCGACGAGGGCGAATACGAGTGTCGTGTCAGTACCTTCCCTGCCGGCAGCTTCCAGGCACGGCTTCGGCTCCGCGTGCTGG TGCCCCCCCTGCCCTCATTGAATCCTGGTCCAGCGCTAGAAGAGGGCCAGGGCCTGACACTGGCAGCCTCCTGCACAGCAGAGGGCAGCCCGGCCCCCAGTGTGACCTGGGACACAGAGGTCAAGGGCACTTCATCCAGCCGCTCCTTCACACACTCCCGCTCAGCTGCTGTCACTTCAGAGTTCCATCTGGTGCCCAGCCGCAGCATGAATGGGCAACCACTTACTTGTGTGGTGTCCCACCCTGGCCTGCTCCAGGACCAAAGGATCACCCACATCCTTCAAGTGGCCT TCCTTGCTGAGGCCTCTGTAAGGGGCCTTGAAGACCGAAAGCTGTGGCAGGTTGGCAGAGAAGGAGCTATGCTCAAGTGCTTGAGTGaagggcagccccctccctcctacAACTGGACACG GCTGGATGGGCCTCTGCCCAGTGGGGTCCGAGTAGAAGGAGACACTCTGGGCTTTCCCCCACTGACCACTGAGCACAGTGGCACCTACGTCTGCCACGTCAGCAATGAGCTCTCCTCGAGGGATTCTCAGGTGGTTGTGGATGTTCTTG CAGACCCTCAGGATACCCCAGGGAAGCAGGTGGACCTGGTGTCGGCctccgtggtggtggtgggtgtgaTCGCCGCACTCTTGTTCTGCcttctggtggtggtggtggtgctcaTGTCCCGATACCATCGGCGCAAGGCCCAGCAGATGACCCAGAAATA TGAGGAGGAGCTGACCCTGACCAGGGAGAACTCCATCCGGAGGCTGCATTCCCATCACTCGGACCCCAGGAACCAG AGTGAAGAGCCAGAGGGCCGCAGTTACTCCACGCTGACCACAGTGAGGGAGATTGAAACACAGACTGAACTGCTGTCTCCAGGCTCTGggcgggcagaggaggaggaagatcaGGATGAAGGCATCAAACAGGCCATGAACCATTTTGTTCAGGAGAATGGGACCCTGCGGGCCAAGCCTACGGGCAATGGCATCTACATCAATGGGCGGGGGCACCTGGTCTGA
- the NECTIN4 gene encoding nectin-4 isoform X4, with the protein MPLSLGAEMSGPEAWLLLLLLASFTGQCLAGELETSDLVTVVLGQDAKLPCFYRGDPGEQVEQVSWARVDAGEGTRELALLNSKYGLHVSSAYEGRVEELPPPRNPLDGAVLLRNAVQADEGEYECRVSTFPAGSFQARLRLRVLVPPLPSLNPGPALEEGQGLTLAASCTAEGSPAPSVTWDTEVKGTSSSRSFTHSRSAAVTSEFHLVPSRSMNGQPLTCVVSHPGLLQDQRITHILQVAFLAEASVRGLEDRKLWQVGREGAMLKCLSEGQPPPSYNWTRLDGPLPSGVRVEGDTLGFPPLTTEHSGTYVCHVSNELSSRDSQVVVDVLDPQDTPGKQVDLVSASVVVVGVIAALLFCLLVVVVVLMSRYHRRKAQQMTQKYEEELTLTRENSIRRLHSHHSDPRNQSEEPEGRSYSTLTTVREIETQTELLSPGSGRAEEEEDQDEGIKQAMNHFVQENGTLRAKPTGNGIYINGRGHLV; encoded by the exons ATGCCTCTGTCCCTGGGAGCCGAGATGTCGGGGCCTgaggcctggctgctgctgctgctcctggcaTCATTTACAG GCCAGTGCCTGGCAGGTGAGCTGGAGACCTCGGACCTGGTGACGGTGGTGCTGGGTCAGGACGCAAAGCTGCCCTGCTTCTACCGAGGGGACCCCGGCGAGCAGGTGGAGCAGGTGTCATGGGCTCGTGTGGATGCGGGCGAGGGCACCCGGGAGCTGGCGCTGCTGAACTCCAAGTACGGGCTGCACGTGAGCTCGGCCTACGAGGGCCGCGTGGAAGAGCTGCCGCCCCCACGGAACCCTCTGGACGGTGCGGTGCTCCTGCGCAACGCTGTGCAGGCCGACGAGGGCGAATACGAGTGTCGTGTCAGTACCTTCCCTGCCGGCAGCTTCCAGGCACGGCTTCGGCTCCGCGTGCTGG TGCCCCCCCTGCCCTCATTGAATCCTGGTCCAGCGCTAGAAGAGGGCCAGGGCCTGACACTGGCAGCCTCCTGCACAGCAGAGGGCAGCCCGGCCCCCAGTGTGACCTGGGACACAGAGGTCAAGGGCACTTCATCCAGCCGCTCCTTCACACACTCCCGCTCAGCTGCTGTCACTTCAGAGTTCCATCTGGTGCCCAGCCGCAGCATGAATGGGCAACCACTTACTTGTGTGGTGTCCCACCCTGGCCTGCTCCAGGACCAAAGGATCACCCACATCCTTCAAGTGGCCT TCCTTGCTGAGGCCTCTGTAAGGGGCCTTGAAGACCGAAAGCTGTGGCAGGTTGGCAGAGAAGGAGCTATGCTCAAGTGCTTGAGTGaagggcagccccctccctcctacAACTGGACACG GCTGGATGGGCCTCTGCCCAGTGGGGTCCGAGTAGAAGGAGACACTCTGGGCTTTCCCCCACTGACCACTGAGCACAGTGGCACCTACGTCTGCCACGTCAGCAATGAGCTCTCCTCGAGGGATTCTCAGGTGGTTGTGGATGTTCTTG ACCCTCAGGATACCCCAGGGAAGCAGGTGGACCTGGTGTCGGCctccgtggtggtggtgggtgtgaTCGCCGCACTCTTGTTCTGCcttctggtggtggtggtggtgctcaTGTCCCGATACCATCGGCGCAAGGCCCAGCAGATGACCCAGAAATA TGAGGAGGAGCTGACCCTGACCAGGGAGAACTCCATCCGGAGGCTGCATTCCCATCACTCGGACCCCAGGAACCAG AGTGAAGAGCCAGAGGGCCGCAGTTACTCCACGCTGACCACAGTGAGGGAGATTGAAACACAGACTGAACTGCTGTCTCCAGGCTCTGggcgggcagaggaggaggaagatcaGGATGAAGGCATCAAACAGGCCATGAACCATTTTGTTCAGGAGAATGGGACCCTGCGGGCCAAGCCTACGGGCAATGGCATCTACATCAATGGGCGGGGGCACCTGGTCTGA
- the NECTIN4 gene encoding nectin-4 isoform X2 produces MPLSLGAEMSGPEAWLLLLLLASFTGQCLAGELETSDLVTVVLGQDAKLPCFYRGDPGEQVEQVSWARVDAGEGTRELALLNSKYGLHVSSAYEGRVEELPPPRNPLDGAVLLRNAVQADEGEYECRVSTFPAGSFQARLRLRVLVPPLPSLNPGPALEEGQGLTLAASCTAEGSPAPSVTWDTEVKGTSSSRSFTHSRSAAVTSEFHLVPSRSMNGQPLTCVVSHPGLLQDQRITHILQVAFLAEASVRGLEDRKLWQVGREGAMLKCLSEGQPPPSYNWTRLDGPLPSGVRVEGDTLGFPPLTTEHSGTYVCHVSNELSSRDSQVVVDVLDPQDTPGKQVDLVSASVVVVGVIAALLFCLLVVVVVLMSRYHRRKAQQMTQKYEEELTLTRENSIRRLHSHHSDPRNQPEESVGLRAEGHPDSLKDNSSCSVMSEEPEGRSYSTLTTVREIETQTELLSPGSGRAEEEEDQDEGIKQAMNHFVQENGTLRAKPTGNGIYINGRGHLV; encoded by the exons ATGCCTCTGTCCCTGGGAGCCGAGATGTCGGGGCCTgaggcctggctgctgctgctgctcctggcaTCATTTACAG GCCAGTGCCTGGCAGGTGAGCTGGAGACCTCGGACCTGGTGACGGTGGTGCTGGGTCAGGACGCAAAGCTGCCCTGCTTCTACCGAGGGGACCCCGGCGAGCAGGTGGAGCAGGTGTCATGGGCTCGTGTGGATGCGGGCGAGGGCACCCGGGAGCTGGCGCTGCTGAACTCCAAGTACGGGCTGCACGTGAGCTCGGCCTACGAGGGCCGCGTGGAAGAGCTGCCGCCCCCACGGAACCCTCTGGACGGTGCGGTGCTCCTGCGCAACGCTGTGCAGGCCGACGAGGGCGAATACGAGTGTCGTGTCAGTACCTTCCCTGCCGGCAGCTTCCAGGCACGGCTTCGGCTCCGCGTGCTGG TGCCCCCCCTGCCCTCATTGAATCCTGGTCCAGCGCTAGAAGAGGGCCAGGGCCTGACACTGGCAGCCTCCTGCACAGCAGAGGGCAGCCCGGCCCCCAGTGTGACCTGGGACACAGAGGTCAAGGGCACTTCATCCAGCCGCTCCTTCACACACTCCCGCTCAGCTGCTGTCACTTCAGAGTTCCATCTGGTGCCCAGCCGCAGCATGAATGGGCAACCACTTACTTGTGTGGTGTCCCACCCTGGCCTGCTCCAGGACCAAAGGATCACCCACATCCTTCAAGTGGCCT TCCTTGCTGAGGCCTCTGTAAGGGGCCTTGAAGACCGAAAGCTGTGGCAGGTTGGCAGAGAAGGAGCTATGCTCAAGTGCTTGAGTGaagggcagccccctccctcctacAACTGGACACG GCTGGATGGGCCTCTGCCCAGTGGGGTCCGAGTAGAAGGAGACACTCTGGGCTTTCCCCCACTGACCACTGAGCACAGTGGCACCTACGTCTGCCACGTCAGCAATGAGCTCTCCTCGAGGGATTCTCAGGTGGTTGTGGATGTTCTTG ACCCTCAGGATACCCCAGGGAAGCAGGTGGACCTGGTGTCGGCctccgtggtggtggtgggtgtgaTCGCCGCACTCTTGTTCTGCcttctggtggtggtggtggtgctcaTGTCCCGATACCATCGGCGCAAGGCCCAGCAGATGACCCAGAAATA TGAGGAGGAGCTGACCCTGACCAGGGAGAACTCCATCCGGAGGCTGCATTCCCATCACTCGGACCCCAGGAACCAG CCGGAGGAGAGTGTAGGGCTGAGAGCCGAGGGCCACCCTGATAGTCTCAAGGACAACAGTAGCTGCTCTGTGATG AGTGAAGAGCCAGAGGGCCGCAGTTACTCCACGCTGACCACAGTGAGGGAGATTGAAACACAGACTGAACTGCTGTCTCCAGGCTCTGggcgggcagaggaggaggaagatcaGGATGAAGGCATCAAACAGGCCATGAACCATTTTGTTCAGGAGAATGGGACCCTGCGGGCCAAGCCTACGGGCAATGGCATCTACATCAATGGGCGGGGGCACCTGGTCTGA